The nucleotide sequence TACCCTGGTAGTCCACGCCGTAAACGATGGATACTAGCTGTCCGGGTCCTTGAGACCTGGGCGGCCAAGCGAAAGTGATAAGTATCCCACCTGGGGAGTACGTTCGCAAGAATGAAACTCAAAGGAATTGACGGGGGCCCGCACAAGCGGTGGAGCATGTGGTTTAATTCGATGATACGCGAGGAACCTTACCAGGGCTTAAATGCATTTTGACAGGGGTAGAGATACCTTTTCCTTCGGGCAATTTGCAAGGTGCTGCATGGTTGTCGTCAGCTCGTGCCGTGAGGTGTCAGGTTAAGTCCTATAACGAGCGCAACCCCTACCGTTAGTTGCCAGCGAGTCATGTCGGGGACTCTAACGGGACTGCCGGTGCAAACCGTGAGGAAGGTGGGGACGACGTCAAATCATCACGGCCCTTACGTCCTGGGCCACACACGTGCTACAATGGCCGGTACAGCGGGAAGCCATGCGGCAACGCAGAGCGGATCCACAAAACCGGTCACAGTTCGGATCGGGGTCTGCAACTCGACCCCGTGAAGCTGGAATCGCTAGTAATCGGATATCAGCCATGATCCGGTGAATACGTTCCCGGGCCTTGTACACACCGCCCGTCAAGCCATGGAAGCCGGGAGTGCCTGAAGTCCGTCACCGCAAGGAGCGGCCTAGGGCAAGATCGGTAACTAGGGCTAAGTCGTAACAAGGTAGCCGTACCGGAAGGTGCGGCTGGAACACCTCCTTTCTAGAGCTTCGGCCCGAGGAATTTAAAAAGGTCCCGACGCCTCGTTCTAAATATAATCTAAACTGTAGGTCAAAAAAGAAAGTCTCCACATTAATAATAATAGAATACTTCTTTTGGTACGAAGTACTAAGAGTGGTAGGGACAGTCCCATAGCTCAGCTGGTTAGAGCGCTACACTGATAATGTAGAGGTCGGCAGTTCGAGTCTGCCTGGGACTACAAGGAGCATCTTTAGATAGGTGCGCACGTTCATTGAGAATAAATATTGAAGGAAATTCTAGAAGTTGAGTAGTAGTTGGAGGCACTGACTACTAACTACTATGTACTAACTACTAGTATATGGGGGATTAGCTCAGCTGGCTAGAGCGCCTGCCTTGCACGCAGGAGGTCATCGGTTCGACTCCGATATTCTCCACCAGGTAATGCGAAGTGATATTGAATTATCGCGAGGTATTGCATGAGGAGCCTTAAAGACGATTTTTAATTGTCCGAGGGCGACTCGCCACAAGTTCATTGACATATTGGGACAGGACGTATATCTTTAGGGATATATGTACTGAAGAAAAAGAAAACACGAATTTTTTAAGTAAAGAGTACGAATACGAATAGAACAAAAGGTCTGGCGACAAGCTAGATAAGGGCGTATGGGGAATGCCTAGGCTCTCAGAGGCGATGAAGGACGCGATAAGCTGCGAAAAGCTGCGGGGATCGGCACATACGATATGATCCGCAGGTATCCGAATGGGGCAACCCAGCATGTTGAAGACATGTTATCCGCAAGGAGGCAAACCCGGTGAACTGAAACATCTAAGTAGCCGGAGGAGGAGAAAACAAAAGTGATTCCGGGAGTAGCGGCGAGCGAAACCGGATTAGTCCAAACCGTACATGTTCCGGCATGTGCGGGGTTGTAGGACCGCGACATTCGAACAGTTATGAACTAGAACAAGTTGGAAAGCTTGGCCGCAGACGGTGATAGCCCGGTATAGGTAAAGACCTGCAAGATAGCGGTATCCTGAGTAGCGCGGGGCACGTGAAACCCTGTGTGAAACCGGCGGGACCATCCGCCAAGACTAAATACTCCTGAGAGACCGATAGTGAACCAGTACCGTGAGGGAAAGGTGAAAAGAACCGTGAACAACGGAGTGAAAAAGATCCTGAAACCATACGCTTACAAGCGGTCGGAGCCCTTCGGGGTGACGGCGTGCCTTTTGCATAATGAGCCTACGAGTTACTTTTACTGGCAAGGTTAAGGCCTTCAGGGCCGGAGCCGCAGCGAAAGCGAGTCTTAACAGGGCGCCACAGTCAGTAGTAGTAGACGCGAAACCGTGCGATCTACCCATGGGCAGGTTGAAGCTGTGGTAACACACAGTGGAGGACCGAACCCGTTGACGTTGAAAAGTCTTGGGATGACCTGTGGGTAGGGGTGAAAGGCCAATCAAGCTCGGAAATAGCTCGTACTCCCCGAAATGCATTTAGGTGCAGCGTGTAGATAGTTTTATAGAGGTAGAGCTACTGATTGGATGCGGGGGCTTCACCGCCTACCAATTCCTGACAAACTCCGAATGCTATAAAACGTTTCTGCGCAGTGAGGGCATGGGTGCTAAGGTCCATGTCCGAGAGGGAAAGAACCCAGACCATCAGCTAAGGTCCCAAAATATATGCTAAGTTGAAAAAACGCGGTGGAACTGCATTGACAGCCAGGATGTTGGCTTGGAAGCAGCCATTCATTTAAAGAGTGCGTAACAGCTCACTGGTCGAGCGGTTCCGCATGGATAATGATCGGGCATAAGCATATTACCGAAGCTATGGCTTTGTATTTATACAAGGGGTAGGGGAGCATTGTAGTGCCGTTGAAGGTGTACCTGCGAGGGATGCTGGAGGAGCTACAAACGAAAATGTAGGCATAAGTAACGATAATGCGGGCGAGAAACCCGCACGCCGAAAGACCAAGGTTTCCCCAGCTATGCTAATCAGCTGGGGGTCAGTCGGGACCTAACGCGGACCCGAAGGGGGAAGTGGATGGACAAGCAGTTAATATTCTGCTACCCGCACATCATTAAAAGCGACGGAGGCGAGAAGTTGGTGCGTGCAGACGGAATTGCACGTTGAAGCGAGTGGTAACACCGCGATAGTACACCGAGGCTACGGCCAAGGTGATAATCCAGCGTATCGACTTCCAAGAAAAGCGAGATGTGCGGCCCGTACCGTAAACCGACACAGGTGGTTGGGATGAGTATTCTAAGGCGCTCGAGAGATTCATGGCTAAGGAACTAGGCAAAATAGACCCGTAACTTCGGGAGAAGGGTCGCCCCGACGTCAAGTCGGGGCCGCAGTGAAGAGGTCCAGGCGACTGTTTATCAAAAACACAGGGCTCTGCAAAATCGAGAGATGAAGTATAGGGCCTGACACCTGCCCGGTGCTGGAAGGTTAAGGGGAGATGTGAATCCTTCGGGAGGAAGCATTGAACTGAAGCCCCAGTAAACGGCGGCCGTAACTATAACGGTCCTAAGGTAGCGAAATTCCTTGTCGGGTAAGTTCCGACCTGCACGAATGGTGCAACGATCTGGACACTGTCTCGGCCATGAGCTCGGTGAAATTGTAGTATCGGTGAAGATGCCGGTTACCCGCAGTGGGACGAAAAGACCCCGTGCACCTTTACTATAGCTTCGTATTGACCTTGGTCAAGCAATGTGTAGGATAGCTGGGAGACTTTGAAGGCGCACCGCCAGGTGTGTTGGAGTCGCCGTTGAAATACCAGCCTTTGCTTGTCCGGGGCCTAACCCTCCAAGAGGGAACAGTGCGTGGTGGGTAGTTTGACTGGGGTGGTCGCCTCCAAAAGAGTAACGGAGGCTTCTAAAGGTGCCCTCAGTACGGTCGGCAATCGTACGTAGAGTGCAATGGCACAAGGGCGCTTGACTGTGAGACATACAGGTCGAACAGGTTGGAAACAAGAGCATAGTGATCCGGTGGTTCCGCATGGAAGGGCCATCGCTCAAAGGATAAAAGGTACGCCGGGGATAACAGGCTGATCTCCCCCAAGAGCTCATATCGACGGGGGGGTTTGGCACCTCGATGTCGGCTCGTCACATCCTGGGGCTGGAGAAGGTCCCAAGGGTTGGGCTGTTCGCCCATTAAAGTGGCACGCGAGCTGGGTTCAGAACGTCGTGAGACAGTTCGGTCTCTATCTACTGCGGGCGTTAGAAATTCGAGCGGACCTGGCCCTAGTACGAGAGGACCGGGCCGGACCGACCGCTGGTGCACCGGTTGTCCCGCCAGGGGCATTGCCGGGTAGCTATGTCGGGATGGGATAAGCGCTGAAAGCATATAAGCGCGAAACCCGCCGCAAGATGAGATTTCTTTAAAGGACCGTGGGAGATGACCACGTTGATAGGCCATAGGTGCAACGGCAGTAATGTCGGTAGCCGAGTGGTACTAATTGTCCGTACGGCTTGCGCAACGTAAGTCCCTTCCCCGCTTCGGCAGGGAAGGGCGACAACCTTTTCTCTATAACATTCTGCCTTTTACTTAAAAGGAACGACGTTTTCTTTCTTCTACCTGTCCCATTATTTATGTCATACCCGTGACAGCGCAAAAGCAAGGTCGGGGTATTAAAATATTTAAAATTTAGGTGGCCATGGCGGCGGGGCCCACCCCTTTCCATTCCGAACAGGGAAGTTAAGCCCGCTAGCGCCGATGGTACTGCCAATAGGTGGGAGAGTAGGAAGCCGCCTTACTTCGAGGTCCCGATCAGTTTTACTGGTCGGGACCTTTTTTTTTTGACCATGGCACATCTCACATTACATCCCCCCTTCGAATTCTCTTCAAAACTGCATTTTCTTGTACTCTATCTTGCATCATTTGCGTTAAAAATTTGCTATTTATTGATAATTACGGGCTGAATAGTAAGTTAATATTAGGTGTGCTTCTTACACTTTTGTATTTTTAGCCTCGTGTAGTTTTTGCTAGAATACTACATGCATCCGCTAATAAACATACTTTAAAAAACTATCCAGTAATCTATTTTTGATTTCAAACCATACCCATGAAAAGAACTGTACCAATCTTTATTTTAAGTGCATTGTTGTATTCCTGCACAGAAAAGGAAGGGAAAGTAGAAGTGGCAGAATCGGCGCCGCAAGAAATTTCGCTTCCTTTTGAATCTATATCGCTCAATGATCTTGGCGATTTTAAAAAAACATCAAGCAATTGGAGCATCGGAGGAGATGTATATGTAGACCGTTTAAAGGAGAAACAAATTACGGTTTCTGAAGGTAGTGGGGTATTGGTGAATATTCCCGATAGCGAGTCCAAAGATCATATCTTCACTAACTTTGAACATGGTGATATAGAACTTGAAGTCGATGTGATGATGCCAAAGGGCTCTAATTCAGGACTCTATTTTCAAGGCCGTTATGAGGTGCAACTTTTTGATAGTTGGAAGGCGGAGGAAGCTACTTTCTCCGATATGGGAGGTATTTACCAGCGTTGGGATGCCACCAAGGAGAAAGGGAGTGAAGGCTATGAAGGTAGTGCTCCAAGAATGAATGCCGCAAAAGCGCCGGGATTGTGGCAACATGTTAAGGTTGTTTTCCATGCGCCCCAGTTTGACGCGTCGGGCCAAAAGGTCAAAGATGCCGAATTTGAGGAAGTCTGGTTGAACGGGGTACTTATCCATGAAAATGTTAAGGTTACAGGTCCTACCCGTGCGGCTATAGCCAATGATGAAGTGGCAAAAGCGCCATTGATGATACAAGGTGACCACGGTCCCGTGGCGCTTAAAAACTTCTCCTACAAACTTTACGGAAACCCTAGGTTGTCGTTTGTTGATATGAAGATGAAGGAGTTCGAGAGTGAGCAGGTTCTACTGCCGAATGTAGATACTTTGACTCCGATAAGGGAAGTCGGTACCGATTCGATTTCATCGGCCATGGTCGTTGGGAAAAAGGTAACGCGTATATTGGATTACAAGGGTAAAATGCTTGTTCCGGTTACGGGCGATTACCTTTTCGATTTTAAACTCAACCAAGCAGGTGGTCTGCTTATTATAGATAATGATACCGTTGTAAACCATGATGGCAGCTTTACGCTCGATTCCTTAGGTTTGGCCAAGGTTTCCCTGACCAAGGGCGAAGTGCCTTTTAGGTTGTTATACAACAAGCACAACCCATGGAACATAGGCTTTGGTCTGTATGTCGAAGGCCCTGGCATTCAAAGACATTCGCTGCATGCCCCAAGTTCTATAAACGACAGACCGGGCATCAGCAAGAATAGAATCATGGTTGAGCCAAGCGATAAGGCGGTAACCCAGCGTAGCTTTTTAATGCACGGGGATGAAAAACGAACCCATTGTATTTCTGTAGGAACCCCTGAAAAAATTAACTATGCCTATGACTTGACTTCCGGTTCTTTGCTGGAGGTATGGAATGGTGAGTTTTTAGACGCTACACAAATGTGGCATGCACGAGGTATCAAACAGCTTGGTGAACCTGCCGGCTTTGCCGTTTCTTTTCATGGCGATCCCGAGTTTGCCCTATTGACCGATGATGCTGCCCAATGGCCTACCGAAATAGCGGAGGAGGACTTTCAAATGTCCCAAGGCTATGAATTGGATAAGAAGGGAATTCCGACATTCATGCGAAAAATAGGTTCTAAAAAACTACTTGATAAAATTGATGTTCTTTCCAATGAACGTGGGGTAACACGTACTGTTGGAGCTAGTGGTGATGGTGTTATTTGGCATAAGGTAGCCGATGGGGAGTCTATTAAAAAGCTTCCCGATGGTTCTTATATTGTAAATAACGAGAGCTATTTTGTTCATTTTGCCGATGGGGGCTTGGCTCCCACCGTTCGAAAATCTAAGGGTAAGGATGAATTGGTAGTGAAAATTCCATCAGGCGAACAAAAAATCCAGTACAACATTATTTGGTAAAAAGAGAAGATCATGCAAACTTTATATAGAACCTTATTTTTTATATTTCTAGTAGTTACGGCCCAACTGGGTATCGCCCAGTCGGATATGGCCAAAAAGGAAGCCCAATTTTATAGTATTGTCGATGTTCCGATTCCGAAGGACGTAGTTCTTGAAGTGGGTGGTATGACACTCACCGACGATGATAAATTGGGGGTCTCGACACGTAGGGGAGAAGTATGGGTTATTGATAAGCCTTACAGTAAATCGCCTTCGTATAAAAGATTCGCCAGCGGGATGCACGAAGTTTTGGGACTGAACTATAGAGACAATAGTTTTTACCTCGCACAAAGGGGTGAGCTGACCAAATTGGAAGATAAGGACAATGACGGGGAGGCCGATGTTTATAAAACTATTTATACATGGCCCTTGTCAGGCAATTACCATGACTATTCCTATGGTCCTAAATTTATGGACAACGGAGATATGCTCGTTACCTTAAATCTATCATGGATCGGTCACGGGGCCAGTTTGGTAAAATGGAGGGGCTGGATGTTGAAAATTACCCCAGAAGGTGAAATGACCCCTATCGCTACGGGATTGCGTTCCCCTTCAGGTTTTGTGATCAACGATGCCGGTGATGTTTTTTACTCCGAAAACCAAGGAGACTGGGTAGGTTCAGGAAGAATAACCCATCTAGAGAAGGGAACCTTTGCAGGAAACCCTGAAGGTTTGGTATGGACCGACGACCCTAAATCCCCTTTAAAACTAAAGAAAGACGATATTGAGGAGCAATCTGGGCTAAGTTTGTACGAGTACGCAAAAAAAGTACCGGAATTAAGGGCGCCGGCTATCTGGTTACCCCATACGATTTTAGGGATTTCCACTTCCGATATGATCTATGATACGACCAAGGGCAATTTCGGACCCTTTGAAGGTCAGATGTTCGTGGGGGACCAAGGACACAGCAAGATTATGCGCGTGTATATGGAGAAGGTCAACGGAGTATATCAAGGGGCCGTTTTTCCTTTTGTGGAAGGATTTTCCTCAGGTATATTGAGAATGTTATGGGGTAGCGATAACAGTATGTTCGTAGGGATGACAAGTAGAGGTTGGTCTTCAACGGGAAGGAAAATGTTCGGTCTACAGCGATTGGTATGGAACGGAAAAGTGCCTTTTGAAATAAAGACGATCAAGGCCGAAGATGATGGTTTCTTGTTGGAATTTACCAAGCCTATCGATAAAAAGCTAGGGGCAGACCTTGCCAGCTATAATGTAACCACTTTTAATTACTTATACCATAATACTTATGGAAGTCCAATTGTCGACCAACAGAAGGGCGAAGTGACCCAAGTCAAGGTTTCAGACGATGGGCGCTCTGTGAAATTGACGGTCAAAGGCATGCGTTTAGGCTTTATCCACCAGCTTAAACTTCCTGATTTAAAGGCTAAAAGTGGGGAAAAGCTGTTGCATGATACAGGATACTACACCTTGAACGAAGTTCCTGGAGGTACATTGAAATCGGAACCCATTGAAACGAATGCGGGTAAAAACGGCGTGAAACAACCTAAGCGGGTGAACGAGATGCCCCTACTATGGGTTAATGGCCCTACCGAAAAAATTGTGATCAGTACCAAACCGGGATTGAAATACGATATAGAGGAGCTTAAGCTTAAGCGAAGATCTAGGGTGGCCATCACTTTTAAGAATAATGACGATATGCTCCATAACCTGGTGATTACCGATAGAGGTGAAGCGTCTGTAAATGAAGTGGGTGATAAGGCCTTACATTTAGGCTTGGATGGTGCTGACCTTAATTATGTTCCCGATAGTGAACTGGTATTGGTCCATACGGGAATCGTTCAGCCCGAATCGGAAGAAACCATCTATTTTGATGTACCGAATACTGCTGGGGAATACTGGATTGTTTGTACCTTTCCGGGACATTCGGCTTCAATGAGAATAAAACTTATTGTAGAGTAGCCGAAGTTTGAAGGAACGAGTGTCTTTTAGGTTACATGAACGAGAGAATAACTTTTTCAAAGGAAGAAAAATACAATACCCTTTCGCATGGTTTAGGGGCTTTATTTGCGGTGATGGGCACGATTATGTTGCTTGTGAAGAACAGCGGTAAGTCCCCCTATGCGACATTTGCTATTTTGCTATACGGCATAAGCTTGATTTCCATGTTTGGGGTGTCGGCGACCTATCACCTTAGTACCAACCCGTGGTTAAAACGTAAATTACGTGTATTAGACCACATCAATATTTATTTTTTAATTGCGGGTACTTATACGCCCATAGCCTTGATTACGTTGTATAATGGTAACGGATGGCTTATTTTTTATGCGATATGGGGTATTGCCCTCGTAGGTACATTGTTCAAAATTTTCTATACAGGGAAGTTTGAATTTTTATCATTGGGACTATATTTGGCAATGGGGTGGTTGATCGTTCTTGATTTTAAGAATCTTCTCGATAGCATCCCTTCTTTAGGAGTTTGGCTTTTGTTTCTTGGAGGTGGCTTTTATACCTTTGGAATTCTCTTTTACGCGTGGGATCGCATACCGTTCAATCACTTTATATGGCATATTTTTGTTTTAGGTGGCGCGACAAGTCATTGGTTTCTCATGTATTTAAATGTAGTTTGAGGTGTATTTATTAGATATAATTATAGCATAAAGTTTTTTTAGAATGAAGTATTGTAGATCTACCGTATTTTTTGGCGCGCTTATTCTTTTGTTCAGTAATTGCAAGCCTTCATACGAAGAACCTCAAATAGCATTGGATAGCTATAAGGTGGAAGAAGGTTTTGAACTCGAGGTGGTGGCCTCTGAACCGTTTCTAAAAGCCCCTGTTACCATCGATTTTGATGATCAAGGAAGGATTTGGGTCGCTCAAATGCCGGGATATATGAACGATATGCAAGGGAGTGACGAAACCGCGCCCGTGGGTAGTATCGATATTCTTGAAGATCTTGATAACGATGGGGTCGTAGACCATGCCAAAACTTTTTTGGATAGCCTTGTGATGCCAAGGGCCTTGGCCCATGTGTATGGGGGACTTCTATATTCTGAACCTCCCTTTTTATACTTTGTGGAGATTAAGGATGATAAACCGGTCAATAGGGTCGTTGTAGATTCTATCTATGCCGTAGAAGGGAACCCCGAGCATCAGCCTAACGGTCTGATGATGAACCTCGATAACTGGTTGTACAATGCGAAATCCAATTTCAGGTACCGTCGTGTCAAGGGGGTATGGAAAAAAGAGGCAACTACCTTTCGGGGGCAGTGGGGTATAAGTCATGATAATTTTGGTAGACTTTATTTTAACGATAATTCAAGACAATTGCTAGGAGACCATGTTTTGCCCAATGTCTTGGTGAAAAACAAATACTATAGCCCGAAATATGGGGTGAATAGAATGTTGACCGATGACCAGAGGGTGTATCCCGTACACGCTACCACCGTAAATAGGGGCTATGCCAAAGGGGTGTTGAACCAAGATAGTATCTTGGTGAAGGCCACGGCCGCTTGTGCTCCCCTTGTCTATAGGGGCGGGGCATTTCCCGAAGCGTATGACGAGAACGTCTTTGTTTGTATCCCCGAGGGGAACCTTATAAAACGCAATCTCTTGACTTTTACGGGAGATTCCACCATAGCGAAACAAGCCTATGAAGGAAGGGAATTCTTGACCTCTACGGATGAAGGGTTTCGACCGGTAAACTTGAACAATGGCCCTGATGGGAGCATGTATATTACCGATATGCATCGTGGTATGATAGGGCATCACGCCTATTTAAGTCCTTATCTCAAGAAAAAGGTAGCTGTAAACAAACTCGATACCCTTATTAATTTCGGACGTATCTTACGTGTCAAGAAGGTCGGTCAACCACATGAAGCGGTCCGTAATTTTAGTGAGATGAATACCAAACAACTCATTGCACTATTAAAGGATAAGAACGGTTGGGTTCGCGACCGTGCCCAACAGCAGTTGATTTACAGAAACCAAAAAGATGCCATAGAGGGATTGGAAGAGCTTCTGGAGGACGGACAAAACCCTATAGCCCAAATACATGCGCTATATACGTTGGAAGGGCTCGATGCCTTGTCGTATGACTTGTTGGCCAAGGCGGCACGCTCAGGGGCTGCTGATCTGACGGCCCATGCACTTGTTTTGCTTCCGCCATTTGTGACGAAGACCAATACCGACCAGACCGAAACCCTGGTTACCGAGCTGTTGAACAAAAATAATGTGACTATAGACCTTTATTTAAGTAGCATCATAGGAAACTTAGTGGCCCAAGATGAATCGCGTTTTCTTTCTGTTATGGAAAAGCTAAGTACCAAGTATGTGAACAAGCCGATATTTACCGAAGCTTTGGTCAGTGGTATCACGGGCGGGGAAGAAGACTTACAGACCGCCATGGCATCGGGGAACCCGAAACTTGCCGAAGCGATGGCAACAAGCGCTACCAAACGAAAAGAAGATAAGGTCAACCCTATTTTTGCGAGGAAGTCCTTGGTGGAAGACACCAGAACCAGTGGGGCCAAGATGTTTTATGAAATCTGCGCTTCGTGCCACGGGGTAAATGGCCAGGGAATAGAAGGCTTGGCGCCGCCACTAATGGGTTCTGAGCATGTGGCCAATACGGAGAGACTAGGACTGATAATCTTACACGGCCTTGAAGGCCCTATAACGGTCAAAGGGGAGCAATACAATTTAAACCTCGCCATGCCGGGACTCATACGCAACGAAGATATTTCCAATAAGGATATAGCCGATATTATATCGTACGTAACCAATGCGTTTTCCGATCAGCCTAAGCGCCTGAAAATCGATAAGATTGAGGAGTTACGCCAGACCAAACCCAAAAGCGGAACCGAATATACGGAACAGGAGCTATTGGATTATTCAAAGAAATAAGGGATTAATCTTGCACTATTTTTTCGGTCACGGCCCCTTGTGGTACCTTGAAAACGCTGTCATCGGGTATTTGATCTAGAAAGCGAATGTCGCTGAAAAGACGGGTGTGTTGTTTGTTTTCTCCTAAATTTCCGTCCTTCCATGCGTAATTTTCCAACTGGGAGGGCATCAGAAGACCTTGTACCTCGTGATATCCCGAATACACTTTGGCCGTGTTTATCTGTGCATCTTCCTTATTGAAATAAGAAACGGAATATGTGAGTATCTCGAGCCGAAAGGTTTCGGGGTCGATGTAGAGGTAGTATACGTCTTCTGGGGTAAGGCCGACTTCCGGGCCAAAGGTAACCTTTAAGGTCTCGTACGTTTTACCGCCAACAACGGATGTTCCTTCATCACTAGTAATCACGCCCGGGTCTTTCAATAAAAAGGGCATGCCGAAAAAGTAAAAATCGAGATTGTAATAAAACGCTGGGGAATTTCCGGGGATGTGGGAAGCATCCGGTTTTGCCCATGCCGTTTTTCCGTCAAAACCCACTTCAAAATCCTTTGATTTTAAATAGGCCCTACGGTCTTTTAGGTGGGTAAGTTGGTAAACGGTTTTTCCCTTTTCCTCTATATTATAGGCCAAACCGACGAACGATTTCCATTGTTGAATGCCACCATGGGCATTGATGCAACGGTCTAGTAGGCTGACCTCTTCGGTCTTGGGGGTGGTAGTGACAGGGTCCGATGCTTTGCTTAAAGGCTTCGGCTTGTTCTCTTTACATGCGGTAAACGAACAGAGTAGTAAGGTCAATATAAAAGGGTAGTAATGTTTCAAAGTGTTGTTTTGTACAAAACTACCCTAAAGCCTTTTATTTTCCAATAGGGGAGTCGTCGCATTTTAAGTCGCCGACAACATACTGTAGGCCATCCAAGAAAAACTGAAGTAACTCTGGGTGGTCTAAACTTTGGGCGTTATGTGATGGGGAACTGTAAAAAACGCGGCCTTTGCCATGTCTTTTGATCCAAGAAACATAGTTTACCTTTTCGTCGACTTCCTTTTTCATGCCTTCTAGCTTATCGATTTCAATGTAAAGTAAGGGTCTGAAGTTATAATCGAAATAGGCATTGTTGAAAAAGTAGGGTTCATCCACATGGGTAAGGCCATTTCCTTTAAAGGCCTGTACTAGGGGATGCTTAGGGTCTACTTCCTTGACGTGCATTTCTTGTAAAACATTTTTCGGGAAGATAGAACTACCGATAATTTACTGACGTATAAGAGGACTTTCAATGAAAAACATGCTTTAGATGTTACGCTCTTGTACGGTTTTGAGGAAAGGGACGGGGAAAATACCATAGCGCGTTCCGGAAATTTTCTAAACCAATCTTTAGGGTATAACAGTTTAGAGTCGGGTGATGTGGATCTTCAGCTCGCTGAATCGGGGGCGTTTGAGGAAAGCAGTATTTATCAGATGGCACGATTAAATTATCGTTACAACGACAAATACCTTTTGACCTTTACAACTAGGCGTGATGGTTTCTCAGGATTTGGATCGGATAAGAAATTTGGCATTTTTCCTTCCTTGGGACTGGCTTGGACATTGAGTAATGAAAAATTCATAAACAAGGCTTTGCCAGGTTTGACAAACCTGAACTTTCGGGCGACTTACGGACAAACGGCTAAGCGTACTGTCGAAAGGACTATCTAAATAAGTATAAATATTTGATTTTGATGTCTTTAATTGATTTAAATAAATTTTACGCACCGAAA is from Zobellia galactanivorans and encodes:
- a CDS encoding 3-keto-disaccharide hydrolase, giving the protein MKRTVPIFILSALLYSCTEKEGKVEVAESAPQEISLPFESISLNDLGDFKKTSSNWSIGGDVYVDRLKEKQITVSEGSGVLVNIPDSESKDHIFTNFEHGDIELEVDVMMPKGSNSGLYFQGRYEVQLFDSWKAEEATFSDMGGIYQRWDATKEKGSEGYEGSAPRMNAAKAPGLWQHVKVVFHAPQFDASGQKVKDAEFEEVWLNGVLIHENVKVTGPTRAAIANDEVAKAPLMIQGDHGPVALKNFSYKLYGNPRLSFVDMKMKEFESEQVLLPNVDTLTPIREVGTDSISSAMVVGKKVTRILDYKGKMLVPVTGDYLFDFKLNQAGGLLIIDNDTVVNHDGSFTLDSLGLAKVSLTKGEVPFRLLYNKHNPWNIGFGLYVEGPGIQRHSLHAPSSINDRPGISKNRIMVEPSDKAVTQRSFLMHGDEKRTHCISVGTPEKINYAYDLTSGSLLEVWNGEFLDATQMWHARGIKQLGEPAGFAVSFHGDPEFALLTDDAAQWPTEIAEEDFQMSQGYELDKKGIPTFMRKIGSKKLLDKIDVLSNERGVTRTVGASGDGVIWHKVADGESIKKLPDGSYIVNNESYFVHFADGGLAPTVRKSKGKDELVVKIPSGEQKIQYNIIW
- a CDS encoding sulfocyanin-like copper-binding protein: MQTLYRTLFFIFLVVTAQLGIAQSDMAKKEAQFYSIVDVPIPKDVVLEVGGMTLTDDDKLGVSTRRGEVWVIDKPYSKSPSYKRFASGMHEVLGLNYRDNSFYLAQRGELTKLEDKDNDGEADVYKTIYTWPLSGNYHDYSYGPKFMDNGDMLVTLNLSWIGHGASLVKWRGWMLKITPEGEMTPIATGLRSPSGFVINDAGDVFYSENQGDWVGSGRITHLEKGTFAGNPEGLVWTDDPKSPLKLKKDDIEEQSGLSLYEYAKKVPELRAPAIWLPHTILGISTSDMIYDTTKGNFGPFEGQMFVGDQGHSKIMRVYMEKVNGVYQGAVFPFVEGFSSGILRMLWGSDNSMFVGMTSRGWSSTGRKMFGLQRLVWNGKVPFEIKTIKAEDDGFLLEFTKPIDKKLGADLASYNVTTFNYLYHNTYGSPIVDQQKGEVTQVKVSDDGRSVKLTVKGMRLGFIHQLKLPDLKAKSGEKLLHDTGYYTLNEVPGGTLKSEPIETNAGKNGVKQPKRVNEMPLLWVNGPTEKIVISTKPGLKYDIEELKLKRRSRVAITFKNNDDMLHNLVITDRGEASVNEVGDKALHLGLDGADLNYVPDSELVLVHTGIVQPESEETIYFDVPNTAGEYWIVCTFPGHSASMRIKLIVE
- the trhA gene encoding PAQR family membrane homeostasis protein TrhA, whose protein sequence is MNERITFSKEEKYNTLSHGLGALFAVMGTIMLLVKNSGKSPYATFAILLYGISLISMFGVSATYHLSTNPWLKRKLRVLDHINIYFLIAGTYTPIALITLYNGNGWLIFYAIWGIALVGTLFKIFYTGKFEFLSLGLYLAMGWLIVLDFKNLLDSIPSLGVWLLFLGGGFYTFGILFYAWDRIPFNHFIWHIFVLGGATSHWFLMYLNVV
- a CDS encoding DUF7133 domain-containing protein, which produces MKYCRSTVFFGALILLFSNCKPSYEEPQIALDSYKVEEGFELEVVASEPFLKAPVTIDFDDQGRIWVAQMPGYMNDMQGSDETAPVGSIDILEDLDNDGVVDHAKTFLDSLVMPRALAHVYGGLLYSEPPFLYFVEIKDDKPVNRVVVDSIYAVEGNPEHQPNGLMMNLDNWLYNAKSNFRYRRVKGVWKKEATTFRGQWGISHDNFGRLYFNDNSRQLLGDHVLPNVLVKNKYYSPKYGVNRMLTDDQRVYPVHATTVNRGYAKGVLNQDSILVKATAACAPLVYRGGAFPEAYDENVFVCIPEGNLIKRNLLTFTGDSTIAKQAYEGREFLTSTDEGFRPVNLNNGPDGSMYITDMHRGMIGHHAYLSPYLKKKVAVNKLDTLINFGRILRVKKVGQPHEAVRNFSEMNTKQLIALLKDKNGWVRDRAQQQLIYRNQKDAIEGLEELLEDGQNPIAQIHALYTLEGLDALSYDLLAKAARSGAADLTAHALVLLPPFVTKTNTDQTETLVTELLNKNNVTIDLYLSSIIGNLVAQDESRFLSVMEKLSTKYVNKPIFTEALVSGITGGEEDLQTAMASGNPKLAEAMATSATKRKEDKVNPIFARKSLVEDTRTSGAKMFYEICASCHGVNGQGIEGLAPPLMGSEHVANTERLGLIILHGLEGPITVKGEQYNLNLAMPGLIRNEDISNKDIADIISYVTNAFSDQPKRLKIDKIEELRQTKPKSGTEYTEQELLDYSKK
- a CDS encoding DUF6503 family protein: MKHYYPFILTLLLCSFTACKENKPKPLSKASDPVTTTPKTEEVSLLDRCINAHGGIQQWKSFVGLAYNIEEKGKTVYQLTHLKDRRAYLKSKDFEVGFDGKTAWAKPDASHIPGNSPAFYYNLDFYFFGMPFLLKDPGVITSDEGTSVVGGKTYETLKVTFGPEVGLTPEDVYYLYIDPETFRLEILTYSVSYFNKEDAQINTAKVYSGYHEVQGLLMPSQLENYAWKDGNLGENKQHTRLFSDIRFLDQIPDDSVFKVPQGAVTEKIVQD